A stretch of the Thiomicrospira pelophila DSM 1534 genome encodes the following:
- the crcB gene encoding fluoride efflux transporter CrcB has protein sequence MTFWLAIALGGALGAVSRFALSHQTYIWLGRDFAWGTLAVNLIGSFMIGLLTILLINKFAVSAEWRAFLIVGFLGSFTTFSTFSFETMQYIQVGELNKAMLNIALSVAGCLIAVWIGLVAGKQFLVE, from the coding sequence ATGACTTTTTGGTTGGCGATTGCATTGGGCGGGGCTTTGGGTGCTGTTAGTCGTTTTGCTTTATCACATCAAACCTATATATGGTTAGGGCGTGATTTTGCATGGGGGACTTTAGCCGTCAATCTTATCGGTTCATTTATGATAGGCCTGCTGACCATTTTACTAATCAACAAATTCGCAGTATCCGCTGAATGGCGTGCATTCTTAATTGTTGGTTTTTTAGGCTCTTTTACCACTTTTTCAACCTTTTCATTTGAGACCATGCAATATATTCAAGTCGGTGAGTTAAACAAAGCCATGTTGAATATTGCTTTGAGCGTAGCGGGGTGCTTGATCGCGGTTTGGATCGGTTTGGTCGCGGGTAAACAGTTTTTAGTTGAATAG